Proteins encoded together in one Felis catus isolate Fca126 chromosome B3, F.catus_Fca126_mat1.0, whole genome shotgun sequence window:
- the BCL2L10 gene encoding bcl-2-like protein 10 gives MADALRERTAQLLTDYLEYCAREPGSPARTPSTPEAAVLRYLAAQIRQRHQRFLSAYRGYRGNRVELVARLEQDLLSNPQTLSWGHVVALLTFAGTLLERPPPGTYLNLTPDQQQELEWETNVGQDCQHLVALLCNRLTGRHRAWLEAHDGWDGFCLFFSPMLPSSWRRLLVQALLSCFTVMILIYFWRRLL, from the exons ATGGCTGACGCGTTGAGGGAGCGCACGGCGCAGCTACTGACTGACTACCTGGAGTACTGCGCCCGGGAGCCCGGCAGCCCCGCGCGGACGCCGTCCACGCCCGAGGCCGCGGTGCTGCGCTACCTGGCCGCCCAGATACGGCAGCGCCACCAGCGTTTCTTGTCGGCTTACCGCGGCTACCGCGGAAACCGCGTGGAACTGGTGGCGCGGTTGGAGCAGGATTTACTCTCCAACCCCCAAACCCTCAGTTGGGGCCATGTGGTAGCGCTCTTGACCTTCGCGGGGACGCTGCTGGAGAGACCGCCGCCGGGGACCTACTTGAACCTGACGCCGGACCAGCAACAGGAGCTGGAGTGGGAGACCAACGTTGGCCAGGACTGCCAGCACCTGGTGGCTTTGCTCTGCAATCGGCTCACCGGACGGCATCGCGCCTGGCTGGAGGCTCACGACGGCTGg GATGGcttttgtctcttcttctcaCCCATGCTGCCATCTTCTTGGAGAAGACTGCTGGTCCAGGCTCTTCTGTCATGCTTTACAGTAATGATCTTAATCTACTTCTGGAGAAGATTATTGTGA